From one Neovison vison isolate M4711 chromosome 1, ASM_NN_V1, whole genome shotgun sequence genomic stretch:
- the LOC122909514 gene encoding 60S ribosomal protein L10-like produces the protein MRGAFGKPQGTVARVHIGQVIMSIRTKLQNKEHVIEALRRAKFKFPGRQKIHISKKWGFTKLNADEFEDMVAEKRLIPDGCGVKYIPNRGPLDKWRALHS, from the coding sequence ATGCGGGGTGCCTTTGGAAAGCCCCAGGGCACAGTAGCCAGGGTCCACATTGGCCAAGTCATCATGTCCATCCGTACCAAGCTGCAGAACAAGGAGCATGTGATTGAGGCCCTACGCAGGGCCAAGTTCAAGTTCCCTGGCCGCCAGAAGATCCACATCTCCAAGAAGTGGGGCTTTACTAAGCTCAATGCGGATGAATTTGAAGACATGGTGGCTGAAAAGCGGCTTATCCCAGATGGCTGTGGGGTCAAATACATCCCTAACCGTGGTCCCTTGGACAAATggagggctctgcactcatga